In Thermodesulfobacteriota bacterium, one genomic interval encodes:
- a CDS encoding molybdopterin-dependent oxidoreductase gives MKHMKFSRRTFLKGTSATAALLSLNSLGFLGGNGIANATNKVVEDWNYAGWEDLHRQEWTWDKVTYGTHLVDCYPGNCLWRVYSKDGIVFREEQAAKYPVIDPSGPDFNPRGCQKGASYSLNMYNPDRLKYPMKQTGGRGSGKWKRISWDQCLTEIAEGIVKGLDAQGPESIVFESGPGNGGYIHVMAVHRLFVGLGATLLDLDSTIGDFNRGIYETFGKFQFMDSVDGWYFGKLLLIWHMNPVYTRIPDYHFISEARYNGAEIISIAPDYNPSTMHADEYIPVEMGSDTALGMAVCQVLMEKGWVDVPFVKEQTDLPLLVRTDTNQFLNASEIEKGARADQFCFWDSKNNKVVKAPLETLKLPCDPALEGEFSVTLLDGKSVKVRPVYQNLKDLVNKEYTPEKAAEICKTHPDTIRRLAEKCYKASGKIQVLVGWNSPKYYHGDLIERAMCLVLALTGSYGKKGCGIRGWNESLFEGAFTHVFKEKIGLSNLSKQLPLMRSVFNKKKMEDPTRSDEMCSIEQERVIDRNLVNMTIPAHLYYNHSNYKKAWDNKAWHCPTMKREFKEYYDEAVSKGWWDGYIKPAADQTPTVYSWMGTNPARKNRGWVKNILGSLWDKYQLIFGFETRWTTTLLYGDYVLPCAGFYEKLDTRFPTPHVPWLTLTDEAVKPLAETKTEWEICRMLGAKIEEVSRKMGKTKFTPRTPLQEEYKMFLDQFPCRDKEGNVVLDNYSVWQNMGATNYEEVMDDALQSSVMLSNLPPGTNLEFMRKEGIVRFVDVSIFDPVTMNLATDIKPDEPIVPLTWHTGEKKIPYPTYNRRIQFYIDHPWFLEAGEQLPIHKDNPKIGGNFPLRLTSGHQRWSIHSIWVNNEQLLRTHQGRPFMFMSKEDAEKRGIKDGDLVRVHNDFDDFKIHVKVTPAARPEKGAAMPGQVIIYHAWEPFQFPGWKSYDTAIPGMIKWLDLINDYGHLRYWRWNWCAQPIDRGISVEVSKA, from the coding sequence ATGAAGCACATGAAATTCTCCCGAAGGACCTTCTTGAAGGGAACGAGCGCAACCGCCGCGTTGCTGTCCCTCAATTCTCTTGGCTTTCTGGGAGGCAACGGCATCGCCAACGCTACGAACAAAGTTGTTGAAGACTGGAACTATGCCGGCTGGGAGGATCTCCACCGGCAGGAATGGACCTGGGACAAGGTCACCTACGGCACCCACCTGGTGGACTGCTATCCCGGCAACTGTCTGTGGCGGGTCTACTCCAAGGACGGCATCGTCTTCCGGGAAGAGCAGGCCGCCAAGTATCCGGTCATCGACCCGTCCGGCCCGGACTTCAACCCCCGGGGATGCCAGAAGGGTGCTTCTTACAGTCTTAATATGTACAACCCCGACCGCCTGAAATACCCCATGAAGCAGACCGGCGGCAGGGGCAGCGGCAAATGGAAACGAATCAGCTGGGACCAGTGCCTGACGGAAATCGCCGAAGGCATTGTCAAGGGTCTGGATGCCCAGGGCCCGGAATCCATTGTTTTTGAAAGCGGCCCGGGCAACGGCGGTTATATCCACGTCATGGCCGTTCACCGGCTGTTTGTCGGCCTCGGGGCCACGCTGCTGGACCTGGATTCAACCATCGGCGACTTCAACCGCGGCATTTATGAAACTTTCGGCAAATTCCAGTTCATGGATTCGGTGGACGGCTGGTACTTCGGCAAACTGCTCCTGATCTGGCACATGAACCCGGTCTACACCCGTATCCCCGACTATCATTTTATTTCGGAAGCCCGCTACAACGGCGCCGAAATCATCTCCATCGCGCCGGATTACAACCCCAGCACCATGCACGCCGATGAATACATCCCGGTGGAAATGGGCTCCGACACCGCCCTGGGCATGGCCGTCTGCCAGGTACTCATGGAAAAAGGCTGGGTCGATGTCCCCTTTGTAAAAGAACAGACCGACCTGCCCCTGCTGGTCCGCACGGACACCAATCAGTTCCTCAACGCGTCCGAAATTGAAAAAGGCGCCCGGGCCGACCAGTTCTGCTTCTGGGATTCTAAAAACAACAAGGTCGTCAAGGCCCCGCTGGAAACATTGAAGCTGCCCTGCGATCCGGCCCTGGAAGGCGAATTCTCGGTAACGCTGCTGGACGGCAAATCCGTCAAAGTCCGGCCGGTTTACCAGAATTTAAAAGACCTGGTCAACAAAGAGTACACCCCGGAAAAGGCCGCTGAAATATGCAAGACCCATCCGGACACCATCCGGCGCCTGGCGGAAAAATGCTACAAGGCCAGCGGCAAGATTCAGGTGCTGGTGGGCTGGAACTCACCCAAGTACTACCACGGCGACCTGATCGAAAGAGCCATGTGCCTGGTGCTGGCCCTGACCGGCAGCTACGGCAAGAAAGGCTGCGGCATCCGGGGTTGGAACGAGTCCCTGTTCGAAGGGGCCTTCACTCACGTCTTCAAGGAGAAAATCGGCCTCTCCAACCTGTCCAAGCAGCTGCCGCTGATGAGAAGCGTTTTCAATAAGAAGAAGATGGAAGATCCAACCCGTTCGGATGAAATGTGCTCCATCGAGCAGGAACGGGTCATTGACCGCAACCTGGTCAACATGACCATTCCCGCCCATCTCTACTATAACCACTCCAATTACAAGAAGGCCTGGGACAACAAGGCCTGGCACTGCCCGACCATGAAGCGGGAATTCAAGGAGTATTACGACGAAGCGGTGTCCAAGGGCTGGTGGGACGGCTACATCAAGCCGGCCGCCGACCAGACCCCGACCGTTTACTCCTGGATGGGCACCAACCCGGCCCGAAAAAACCGCGGCTGGGTCAAGAATATTCTCGGGTCCCTGTGGGACAAGTACCAGCTCATCTTCGGCTTTGAAACCCGCTGGACCACCACCCTGCTGTATGGTGATTACGTTCTGCCCTGCGCCGGTTTCTACGAAAAACTCGACACCCGTTTCCCCACCCCCCATGTTCCCTGGCTGACCCTGACCGATGAAGCGGTCAAGCCCCTGGCGGAAACCAAGACCGAGTGGGAAATCTGCCGCATGCTGGGGGCCAAGATCGAAGAAGTTTCCAGGAAAATGGGCAAGACCAAGTTCACCCCCCGGACGCCGCTTCAGGAAGAATACAAGATGTTCCTGGATCAGTTCCCCTGCCGTGACAAGGAAGGGAATGTGGTCCTGGACAACTATTCCGTCTGGCAGAACATGGGCGCCACCAACTATGAGGAAGTCATGGACGACGCCCTGCAGTCCAGCGTCATGCTGAGCAACCTGCCGCCTGGGACCAACCTGGAATTCATGCGCAAGGAAGGCATCGTCCGCTTTGTCGACGTCTCCATCTTCGACCCGGTCACCATGAACCTGGCCACGGACATCAAGCCGGATGAACCGATCGTTCCGTTGACCTGGCACACCGGCGAAAAGAAAATTCCCTACCCCACTTACAACCGGCGGATCCAGTTCTATATCGATCATCCCTGGTTCCTGGAAGCCGGGGAGCAACTCCCGATTCACAAGGACAATCCCAAGATCGGCGGCAACTTCCCGCTGCGCCTGACCAGCGGTCATCAGCGCTGGAGCATCCACTCCATCTGGGTCAACAACGAACAGCTCCTGCGGACCCATCAGGGCCGGCCGTTCATGTTCATGAGCAAGGAAGACGCTGAAAAACGGGGCATCAAAGACGGCGACCTGGTCCGGGTGCACAACGATTTTGACGACTTTAAAATCCACGTCAAGGTCACGCCGGCGGCCCGTCCGGAAAAAGGCGCGGCCATGCCGGGCCAGGTCATTATCTACCATGCCTGGGAACCGTTCCAGTTCCCCGGATGGAAGAGCTATGACACGGCCATTCCCGGCATGATCAAATGGCTGGACCTGATCAATGACTACGGCCACCTCCGTTACTGGAGATGGAACTGGTGCGCTCAGCCCATTGACCGGGGCATTTCCGTGGAAGTCAGCAAGGCCTGA
- a CDS encoding cobalamin B12-binding domain-containing protein → MNQERKIRVLIAKPGLDGHERGARVVAYGLRDAGFEVIYTGLRQTPGQIARAAVEEDVDVVGLSILSGAHLLLTQEVIRQLHELKADDMMILVGGIIPEADFAALINMGVTGIFTSGTPISAIAETIKQVAAGRFSE, encoded by the coding sequence ATGAACCAGGAAAGGAAAATTCGCGTCCTGATCGCCAAGCCGGGACTGGATGGCCACGAACGGGGCGCCCGGGTGGTTGCCTACGGGCTGCGGGACGCCGGCTTTGAAGTGATCTATACCGGGTTGCGCCAGACGCCGGGCCAGATTGCCCGGGCGGCGGTGGAGGAGGACGTGGACGTGGTCGGCCTCTCCATTCTGTCCGGCGCCCACCTGCTGCTGACCCAGGAGGTGATCCGTCAGCTTCACGAGCTGAAGGCCGATGACATGATGATCCTGGTCGGCGGCATCATCCCGGAAGCTGATTTCGCGGCGTTAATAAATATGGGCGTGACCGGCATTTTCACCTCCGGCACCCCCATCTCCGCTATTGCCGAAACCATCAAACAGGTTGCCGCCGGGCGTTTTTCTGAATAA
- a CDS encoding ethylbenzene dehydrogenase-related protein — MANITCKKVSAATKDLLDCKNPLWQTEKELIETAATPLANQPSPYIKGVYSEDKIGAVKKLWMKSVHNGESIFFYFEWESPQANMKIQDINVFADGVALLMPLKEIDKTPITEMGTKDFPTTSWYWRPDFDDKPKNQVAHGLSTSLYTEKSSIAASSKWENGKWHVVMGRTLKANKPGEETVDLAPGGKIGIGFAVWEGSNGERGGVKAFSKEWRDLVIEA, encoded by the coding sequence ATGGCAAATATTACCTGCAAGAAAGTTTCCGCCGCCACCAAGGACCTGCTGGACTGCAAAAACCCCTTGTGGCAGACGGAAAAAGAGTTGATTGAAACCGCGGCCACTCCCCTGGCCAACCAGCCCTCGCCTTACATCAAAGGCGTCTACAGCGAGGACAAGATCGGCGCCGTGAAAAAGCTGTGGATGAAAAGTGTCCACAACGGAGAGTCCATTTTCTTCTATTTTGAATGGGAGAGCCCCCAGGCCAATATGAAAATCCAGGACATCAACGTCTTTGCCGACGGGGTCGCCCTGCTCATGCCCTTAAAGGAGATCGACAAGACCCCCATCACCGAAATGGGCACCAAGGATTTTCCCACCACCTCCTGGTACTGGCGTCCGGATTTTGACGATAAGCCCAAGAACCAGGTGGCCCACGGTCTGTCCACCTCCCTTTACACTGAAAAGAGTTCCATCGCTGCCAGTTCCAAGTGGGAAAACGGGAAATGGCACGTGGTCATGGGCCGCACCCTCAAGGCCAACAAGCCGGGTGAAGAAACCGTCGACCTGGCCCCGGGCGGAAAGATCGGCATCGGCTTCGCGGTCTGGGAAGGTTCCAACGGCGAGCGGGGCGGAGTCAAGGCATTCAGCAAGGAGTGGCGGGATCTGGTAATCGAAGCGTAA
- a CDS encoding formylmethanofuran dehydrogenase subunit E family protein encodes MIICGRTREEAMADIRDFHGFVAPGLLIGAFMVDLAYEKIGREVEADAIVETRRCLPDAIQVFTPCTIGNGWLKILDLGKFALTMYDRHTREGHRVWLDLDKARTGHETIYKWYNGLASKKELPIEILHEAIFAAGRSILSSKAVRVVDYGERQKKGEVRICEKCHEAYLADQGSPCLACQGKGYYQDIDNM; translated from the coding sequence ATGATCATCTGCGGAAGAACTCGGGAAGAAGCCATGGCCGACATCCGGGATTTCCATGGTTTTGTGGCGCCTGGTCTGTTGATCGGCGCGTTCATGGTGGACCTGGCCTATGAAAAGATCGGCCGGGAAGTGGAAGCCGACGCCATTGTGGAAACCCGGCGTTGCCTGCCGGATGCCATTCAGGTTTTCACCCCCTGCACCATCGGCAACGGCTGGCTCAAGATCCTGGATCTGGGAAAATTCGCGCTGACCATGTATGACCGGCATACCCGCGAGGGGCACAGAGTCTGGCTGGATCTGGACAAGGCCCGGACCGGCCATGAAACGATTTATAAGTGGTATAATGGGCTCGCTTCCAAAAAGGAACTGCCCATAGAAATACTGCATGAGGCGATTTTTGCCGCCGGCCGATCGATCCTGTCTTCCAAAGCGGTACGCGTCGTCGATTACGGCGAGCGGCAGAAAAAGGGCGAGGTCCGGATCTGCGAAAAATGTCACGAGGCCTATCTGGCCGACCAGGGCAGCCCCTGTCTGGCCTGCCAGGGAAAAGGCTATTACCAGGATATCGATAACATGTAA
- a CDS encoding MerR family transcriptional regulator: MMSAIHAGRGKRQSGKKRRLKMKDLSEATGVNGATIRYYINEGLLPKPYKPFRNMAYYDESFIDKIKFIKTLQKDYFLPLEVIRVSIKESGYDLQAVVNKLDRAKQMMWLSDPESDQNSLEAVTREKLAQITGMAAEDLGEAIHNGMVLADEDGLFHEKEILIARKIARIREFLTDARGFSFDLMVEHYKMFEALVDMEFEVFLKNVINNKITVEEANEMAEILLEELKDLYPLIHRRRLSKKVRESLVIK, encoded by the coding sequence ATGATGAGCGCAATACATGCCGGCCGCGGGAAAAGACAGAGCGGCAAAAAACGACGCCTGAAGATGAAGGATCTGTCGGAAGCCACCGGCGTCAACGGAGCCACGATCCGCTATTATATTAATGAAGGACTGCTGCCCAAACCCTACAAGCCGTTCCGCAACATGGCGTATTATGACGAATCGTTTATCGACAAGATCAAATTCATTAAAACACTGCAAAAGGACTATTTCCTGCCGCTGGAAGTGATCCGGGTCAGCATCAAGGAGAGCGGCTACGACCTTCAGGCCGTGGTCAACAAGCTCGACCGGGCCAAGCAGATGATGTGGCTTTCCGATCCGGAATCCGATCAGAATTCTCTTGAAGCCGTGACCCGGGAAAAGCTGGCCCAGATCACCGGAATGGCGGCCGAAGACCTGGGGGAGGCCATTCATAACGGCATGGTCTTAGCCGATGAGGACGGCCTGTTCCACGAAAAAGAGATCCTGATCGCCAGGAAGATTGCCCGCATCCGGGAATTTCTGACCGATGCCAGGGGGTTCTCGTTTGATCTGATGGTCGAACACTACAAGATGTTTGAAGCCCTGGTGGACATGGAATTCGAGGTCTTCCTTAAAAACGTGATCAACAACAAGATCACGGTCGAGGAAGCCAACGAGATGGCGGAAATACTGCTGGAAGAACTCAAGGATCTGTATCCGCTGATCCACCGGCGGCGGTTGAGCAAGAAAGTCAGAGAATCCCTCGTGATTAAGTGA
- a CDS encoding sigma-54-dependent Fis family transcriptional regulator, whose amino-acid sequence MLTVKSTDKSTDIKRAAVMENNQNQPLSVQDLEQELAALKQQIVSYEKSNQFFEMLVRSLPGLFYLFDSNFKVLKWNRNLELVTGYSQEEIFARNLFDLFSGDDLEKVKQAVKEVFDSHQGEVEAELVSKSGERRPYHFTGVGATIGDESFLVGVGLDLSAYKKTLKELQESEALYRLLAERMTEGVILLKRFKILFANNAFLSIFGYEDTASLIGGDLRDMIASGFEIYFQDMCEALESGICAERFFQARWLNRKKEVLWVEGIGNRLEWKGEPTVFLTVRDITEAKLKEISMQEEADNLRRQNVKLRSSIQERYRFGKIVGKSPAMQRIYEQILNASGTNASVVIYGESGTGKELVARAIHDMSRRSGKSFVPVNSSAIPENLLESEFFGHKKGAFTGAHADRAGYLDLADGGTLFLDEVGDLNINLQAKLLRALEEGSYSPVGSNIVKHSDFRLLSATNKNLPAMIREGELREDFFYRIHILPITLPPLRERKEDIPLIVEDFLRRLLVDSKIVQIPGPVLEALMAYSWPGNVRELQNVIQRYLAVGNVDFLETGLPAPAGAKPAAGATAETAAPEIAGDRESLQDNVDALEKALIEKTLRQCHGNKSKVAGKLKISRKTLARKMERLGLE is encoded by the coding sequence ATGCTTACAGTAAAAAGCACCGATAAAAGTACCGATATCAAGAGGGCAGCCGTCATGGAGAACAACCAGAACCAACCATTGTCCGTCCAGGATCTGGAGCAGGAACTGGCCGCGTTGAAACAACAGATCGTTTCCTACGAAAAAAGCAATCAGTTCTTTGAGATGCTCGTCCGCAGCCTGCCCGGCCTGTTTTATCTTTTTGACAGCAACTTCAAGGTGCTGAAGTGGAACCGCAACCTGGAACTGGTCACCGGTTACAGCCAGGAGGAGATATTTGCCCGCAATCTCTTTGATCTGTTTTCCGGCGATGACCTGGAAAAAGTGAAACAGGCCGTTAAGGAGGTGTTTGACAGCCATCAGGGAGAAGTCGAAGCGGAGCTGGTTTCCAAAAGCGGAGAGCGCCGCCCCTATCATTTTACCGGTGTCGGCGCCACCATCGGTGATGAATCGTTTCTGGTCGGGGTGGGACTGGATTTGAGCGCTTATAAGAAGACACTGAAAGAACTGCAGGAAAGCGAAGCCCTCTATCGTCTTCTGGCCGAGCGCATGACCGAGGGCGTGATCCTGCTGAAGCGGTTCAAAATCCTTTTTGCCAACAACGCCTTTCTCTCCATTTTCGGATATGAGGACACCGCCTCCCTGATCGGCGGCGACCTGCGCGATATGATCGCCTCCGGCTTTGAAATTTATTTTCAGGACATGTGCGAGGCCCTGGAATCCGGCATCTGCGCCGAGCGGTTTTTCCAGGCCCGCTGGCTGAACCGGAAAAAAGAGGTCCTGTGGGTGGAAGGCATCGGCAACCGGCTGGAGTGGAAAGGCGAGCCGACGGTGTTCCTGACCGTCCGGGATATCACCGAGGCCAAGTTAAAGGAAATCTCCATGCAGGAGGAGGCCGACAACCTGCGGCGCCAGAACGTCAAGCTGCGCTCGTCCATCCAGGAGCGCTACCGTTTCGGCAAGATCGTCGGCAAGAGCCCGGCCATGCAGCGGATCTACGAACAGATCCTCAACGCCTCCGGCACCAACGCCAGCGTGGTTATTTACGGTGAATCCGGCACCGGCAAGGAACTGGTGGCCCGGGCCATTCACGACATGAGCCGCCGCTCCGGCAAGAGCTTCGTGCCGGTCAATTCCTCGGCTATTCCGGAGAACCTGCTGGAAAGCGAGTTCTTCGGCCATAAGAAAGGCGCTTTTACCGGCGCCCACGCCGACCGGGCCGGTTACCTCGACCTGGCCGACGGCGGCACGCTGTTCCTGGATGAAGTTGGCGATCTTAACATCAACCTTCAGGCCAAACTCCTGCGGGCCCTGGAGGAGGGTTCCTATTCGCCCGTGGGCAGCAATATCGTCAAACATTCCGATTTCCGGTTGCTGTCGGCCACCAACAAGAACCTGCCGGCCATGATCCGCGAGGGTGAACTGCGGGAGGACTTTTTTTACCGCATTCATATCCTGCCCATCACCCTGCCGCCCCTGCGGGAGCGCAAGGAGGACATCCCCCTGATCGTGGAGGATTTTCTGCGGCGGCTGCTGGTCGACAGCAAGATCGTCCAGATCCCGGGACCGGTGCTGGAAGCCCTGATGGCCTATTCCTGGCCGGGCAATGTCCGCGAACTGCAGAATGTGATCCAGCGTTATCTGGCGGTGGGCAACGTCGATTTTCTGGAAACGGGACTCCCCGCCCCCGCCGGAGCAAAGCCGGCCGCCGGCGCGACCGCGGAAACAGCGGCCCCGGAGATTGCCGGGGACCGGGAAAGCCTCCAGGACAATGTCGACGCCCTGGAAAAAGCCCTGATCGAAAAGACCCTGCGGCAGTGCCACGGCAATAAAAGCAAAGTCGCCGGAAAATTGAAGATTTCCCGCAAGACCCTGGCCAGAAAAATGGAGCGGCTGGGACTGGAGTAA
- a CDS encoding DUF364 domain-containing protein: MADDIHGQLREKFARICREQNLMDQNVQVKARTLTVEEAIGNPEADDFPLQQGKERLMQADFLGSSGQAFTDRFGNFEGALRDIIDSPLTNNFRRAVFVATLNAVLKHLGRTDRTLHCRDREPVECASELARFIEKEYGRAKVVQIGFQPAMVEAVSRNFPYRILDLDPENIGMEKRGARIEGPDATADALAWADLLLVTGTTIVNGTVDQFLTGKPVLFYGTTIAGAAALMGWKRFCARGK, translated from the coding sequence ATGGCAGACGACATCCACGGTCAGCTCAGAGAAAAGTTCGCCCGCATATGCCGGGAGCAGAACCTGATGGACCAGAATGTCCAGGTCAAGGCCAGAACCCTTACCGTCGAAGAAGCCATCGGCAATCCCGAGGCCGACGATTTTCCCTTGCAGCAGGGCAAGGAGCGCCTGATGCAGGCCGATTTTCTGGGTTCGTCCGGCCAGGCCTTCACGGACCGGTTCGGAAATTTTGAAGGGGCCCTGCGGGACATCATCGACAGCCCCCTGACCAACAACTTCCGCCGGGCCGTGTTCGTGGCGACCCTGAACGCGGTGCTCAAGCACCTGGGCCGCACGGACCGCACCCTGCACTGCCGCGACAGGGAGCCGGTTGAATGCGCTTCGGAACTGGCCCGCTTTATTGAAAAGGAATACGGCCGTGCCAAAGTCGTCCAGATCGGATTTCAGCCGGCCATGGTGGAGGCGGTCAGCCGGAATTTTCCTTACCGCATCCTGGACCTGGATCCGGAAAACATCGGCATGGAAAAACGCGGGGCCCGCATCGAGGGGCCGGACGCCACGGCGGACGCCCTTGCCTGGGCCGACCTGCTGCTGGTCACCGGAACGACCATCGTCAACGGAACCGTGGATCAGTTTTTAACCGGCAAGCCGGTTCTTTTTTACGGCACCACCATTGCCGGCGCGGCCGCCCTGATGGGCTGGAAACGGTTCTGCGCCAGGGGGAAATAG
- a CDS encoding 4Fe-4S dicluster domain-containing protein, with the protein MMLNTAVTTAAGEKPARKTRVKRSARIADWCTGCGGVPVCRVYCKFDALQLVDDPENYPFRKMTVDAGRCVGCGACVSSGTQGIVLTGCPWNAIRLVPVS; encoded by the coding sequence ATGATGTTAAATACCGCCGTCACCACCGCGGCCGGGGAAAAACCGGCCAGGAAAACACGGGTCAAACGAAGCGCCCGGATTGCCGACTGGTGTACCGGTTGCGGCGGCGTGCCGGTGTGCCGGGTGTATTGCAAGTTTGATGCCCTGCAACTGGTGGATGACCCCGAAAATTACCCTTTCCGTAAAATGACGGTGGACGCCGGCCGATGTGTCGGCTGCGGGGCCTGCGTCTCCAGCGGCACCCAGGGAATCGTTCTGACCGGATGTCCCTGGAACGCCATTCGGCTGGTGCCGGTATCATGA
- a CDS encoding Rieske 2Fe-2S domain-containing protein: MEEILQPGSLSNHQPEEKTGLTRRAFLNKGITVAGWGVIFTGMGAGIYQGLRFLYPSVVFHPPSKYVIGHINDFITDKRPDQYGVIFIDSRFKKNHRFFVVRDKDRVFALFARCTHLGCTVNWFEDLNIFKCPCHGSEFHSNGVEFAGPAPRPLDRHHITLDSEGNLIVDTALVYTRQEFEDQKIYIEVS, encoded by the coding sequence ATGGAAGAAATTTTACAGCCAGGCAGTCTTTCCAATCATCAGCCCGAGGAAAAAACCGGGCTGACGAGAAGGGCCTTTCTCAACAAAGGCATCACGGTGGCCGGTTGGGGCGTCATCTTCACCGGCATGGGCGCGGGCATTTATCAGGGGCTTCGTTTTCTGTATCCGTCGGTGGTGTTCCACCCGCCCAGCAAGTATGTCATCGGCCATATTAATGATTTTATCACGGACAAGCGCCCCGACCAGTACGGCGTCATCTTCATCGACTCCCGTTTCAAAAAGAACCATCGCTTCTTCGTGGTCCGGGACAAGGACCGGGTCTTTGCCCTGTTCGCCCGCTGCACCCATCTGGGCTGCACGGTCAACTGGTTCGAGGACTTAAACATCTTCAAATGTCCCTGCCACGGCAGCGAGTTCCATTCCAACGGCGTGGAGTTCGCCGGGCCGGCGCCCCGGCCCCTGGACCGTCATCACATCACCCTGGACAGCGAAGGCAACCTGATCGTGGATACGGCCCTGGTGTACACCAGGCAGGAATTTGAAGACCAGAAAATCTATATCGAAGTGTCATGA
- a CDS encoding DUF364 domain-containing protein, producing the protein MTLYERLFQRFEDKARHTTIEHLCLGLGYTAVCTSDGGIGIAYSYFESKNTCMMHHNYQDPEGEPAIGLVRKILADSPLERSMALAAINALNYDTARNLPAEPDNQVLLDQLGVGKGTRVVMVGAIKPLIHLIEKRGADLVLCDLGQQIGNQQSVYEKLSQWAQALVLTSTSLLNNTVEDILGHVSHETRTVLLGPSTPMVGEVFTSLPVHFLAGTVPVDRAATLRAIRHGTGTPVIQKAGRKVIMAIR; encoded by the coding sequence ATGACGCTATATGAAAGATTGTTTCAGCGGTTTGAGGATAAGGCCCGCCATACAACGATAGAGCACCTCTGCCTGGGCCTGGGGTACACGGCGGTGTGCACGTCCGACGGCGGCATCGGCATCGCCTATTCTTATTTTGAATCCAAAAACACCTGCATGATGCACCACAATTACCAGGATCCCGAAGGAGAGCCCGCCATCGGTCTGGTGAGAAAAATATTGGCCGACTCGCCTCTGGAACGATCCATGGCCCTGGCCGCGATCAACGCCCTGAATTATGACACGGCCCGTAATCTTCCCGCGGAGCCGGACAATCAGGTGCTTCTCGACCAGCTGGGCGTCGGTAAGGGAACCCGGGTGGTCATGGTCGGCGCCATCAAGCCGCTGATCCACCTGATCGAAAAACGCGGCGCTGATCTGGTCCTGTGTGACCTCGGTCAGCAGATCGGCAATCAGCAATCTGTTTACGAAAAATTGAGCCAATGGGCCCAGGCGCTGGTCCTGACGTCCACGTCCTTGTTGAACAACACCGTTGAAGACATCCTGGGCCATGTCAGTCATGAAACCCGGACGGTCCTGCTGGGCCCCAGCACACCCATGGTCGGAGAGGTGTTTACCTCCCTGCCTGTTCACTTTCTGGCCGGGACGGTCCCCGTTGACAGGGCGGCTACCCTGCGAGCCATCCGCCACGGCACCGGCACACCGGTGATTCAGAAAGCCGGCCGCAAGGTGATCATGGCGATCAGATAA